One part of the Sphingobacterium sp. LZ7M1 genome encodes these proteins:
- a CDS encoding glycosyltransferase family 2 protein yields MDENKQGNVDVSVVMTTYGHEDFILKAINGVVSQEFNGVIELIISNDKSPDNTHQVVEKYIKENPCPPNVIIRYYNHEVNKGSIKNFIWTFKQAKGEFIAVCEGDDYWIDVKKIQRQVDYLNENQDCNLVYHRVLLYENEEGRFMHETLNKEEESCKKTIEEISNGNFIHTPSVLCRNNLKSIDLLEHSLVGDYVLWFLNGEMGKYGYLPQFMAVYRMSNISIFGKKSIYFQSIHVLKAVLNLKNYTKDNNIKNNFVLQSQRISEDIGISALSGKEFMDLFKIMVKISPSNAAYLIKRLATKISFKRAAIIAMIFSNLELYAA; encoded by the coding sequence ATGGACGAAAATAAACAAGGAAATGTAGATGTTTCAGTTGTAATGACTACATACGGACATGAAGATTTTATTTTAAAAGCAATCAATGGGGTTGTTAGTCAGGAGTTTAATGGTGTTATTGAATTAATCATTTCGAATGATAAATCACCAGATAATACTCACCAGGTGGTCGAGAAATATATAAAAGAGAATCCCTGTCCGCCTAATGTTATTATTAGGTATTATAACCATGAAGTTAATAAAGGTTCCATTAAAAACTTTATTTGGACCTTTAAGCAAGCGAAAGGAGAGTTTATCGCAGTTTGTGAAGGTGATGACTATTGGATCGATGTGAAAAAAATCCAGAGGCAGGTTGATTACCTGAATGAAAATCAAGATTGTAACCTTGTATACCATAGAGTTCTACTATATGAGAATGAGGAGGGTCGCTTTATGCATGAAACCTTGAATAAAGAGGAGGAAAGTTGTAAAAAAACTATTGAAGAGATATCAAACGGTAATTTTATCCATACTCCTTCTGTACTCTGTAGGAATAACTTAAAATCTATAGATCTTTTAGAACATTCACTTGTTGGGGATTATGTATTGTGGTTTCTAAATGGTGAAATGGGCAAATATGGCTATTTACCGCAATTTATGGCGGTTTATAGGATGTCTAATATTTCTATTTTTGGGAAGAAATCTATCTATTTCCAATCCATCCATGTATTGAAGGCTGTTTTAAATCTAAAAAACTACACAAAAGACAATAATATTAAAAACAATTTTGTTCTTCAGAGCCAGAGGATTTCTGAGGATATAGGTATATCGGCTTTGTCTGGGAAAGAGTTTATGGACCTTTTCAAGATCATGGTTAAGATTTCTCCTAGTAATGCTGCCTATTTAATAAAAAGGTTGGCTACCAAAATTTCATTTAAAAGAGCTGCCATAATCGCAATGATCTTTTCAAACCTTGAACTTTATGCCGCTTAA
- a CDS encoding glycosyltransferase family 32 protein — MPLNLSKYPKVLRCLAAGYSRRIFNLPLFSNEEAVIEICQSQERRDDIPKLIWIYWEEDELPQIVKGSVEKIIKLNPDFEVKVLSSHTIKNYLPDFYCHAEVPIPNKTDLMRLELLFRYGGVWMDATIILQESLNWIYQEPLRNKYDVIGYYRSVNTYDNNFPVIETWFLASQVGNKFIKDWLDVLSPLRDMGSPQYFKMLQEREDYAIIQKNIEPPSYLLVYLACQIAQRNTLGYNLYLRKAEANAFFLQNHYEWNSNVISYALTRLDASQSNYKLIKLTSGDRSLLSSLEELRLINKRSFIGQLLN; from the coding sequence ATGCCGCTTAATCTCTCAAAATATCCAAAGGTTCTGCGATGCCTTGCTGCTGGATATAGCAGGAGGATTTTCAATCTCCCGCTATTCTCCAATGAGGAAGCGGTAATTGAAATATGCCAATCTCAGGAGAGAAGAGATGATATTCCGAAATTAATCTGGATCTATTGGGAAGAAGATGAGTTGCCGCAAATTGTAAAAGGGTCAGTAGAAAAAATAATTAAACTTAATCCCGATTTTGAAGTAAAGGTTCTATCTAGTCATACTATTAAAAATTATCTGCCTGATTTTTATTGCCATGCGGAAGTTCCTATACCAAATAAGACCGATTTAATGAGATTAGAATTGTTGTTTCGGTATGGAGGTGTATGGATGGATGCTACTATCATCTTACAAGAAAGTTTAAACTGGATATACCAGGAGCCATTAAGAAACAAATATGATGTCATTGGTTATTATAGATCGGTAAATACCTATGATAACAACTTTCCGGTAATTGAAACTTGGTTTTTAGCCTCTCAGGTTGGCAATAAATTTATAAAAGATTGGCTGGATGTACTTAGTCCATTAAGGGATATGGGGAGTCCCCAGTACTTTAAGATGCTGCAGGAGAGGGAGGATTACGCCATTATCCAAAAGAATATTGAGCCTCCATCATATTTATTGGTTTACCTGGCATGTCAAATTGCTCAAAGAAACACACTTGGATATAATTTATATCTACGTAAAGCAGAGGCAAATGCATTTTTTTTACAAAATCACTATGAATGGAATTCTAATGTAATTTCTTATGCCCTAACTCGTTTGGACGCAAGTCAATCAAACTATAAACTCATTAAGTTGACGTCGGGGGATAGGTCTCTTTTAAGTAGTTTGGAGGAGTTGAGGTTGATTAATAAAAGAAGTTTTATCGGTCAGTTATTGAATTGA
- a CDS encoding glycoside hydrolase family 99-like domain-containing protein produces MGKVKAIAFYLPQFHPIKENDEWWGKGFTEWTNVAKAKPMFPGHYQPHIPADLGFYDLRLSEARIAQADLAKKYGISAFCYWHYWFGNGRRILERPFQEVLESGTPDFPFCLAWANETWSGIWHGNPKTILVEQVYPGEQDYIDHFNSILPAFKDKRYFKVDGKPLFMVYKPMEIPDLPLFVSTFRRLATENGLEGIHLVATNVDPDWDTEKYGFDALTPAVHTKDSYLRSANKFVDIYRRAKTSRLNKYYKKIFKRPVRIYNYKDAIQEFDENSGNNIYYPTVIPNWDNSPRSGLNGFILHDSTPELFKKAMVNAVKMVKKYDPENQIVFIKSWNEWAEGNHLEPDLKFGHKYLEVVKDVLQTKD; encoded by the coding sequence ATGGGGAAAGTAAAGGCAATCGCATTCTATCTTCCACAATTTCATCCAATTAAAGAAAATGATGAATGGTGGGGGAAAGGTTTTACAGAATGGACAAATGTTGCAAAAGCAAAACCAATGTTTCCGGGACACTATCAACCACATATTCCTGCCGACTTGGGTTTCTACGACTTACGTCTTTCTGAGGCACGGATTGCGCAGGCAGATTTGGCAAAGAAATATGGTATTTCTGCGTTTTGTTATTGGCATTATTGGTTTGGGAATGGGCGCCGGATATTGGAACGGCCATTTCAAGAGGTTTTGGAATCGGGTACCCCAGATTTCCCTTTTTGTCTAGCCTGGGCAAATGAAACCTGGAGCGGAATCTGGCATGGTAATCCCAAAACTATTCTAGTTGAACAGGTTTATCCTGGAGAGCAAGATTATATCGATCATTTCAATAGCATATTACCTGCATTTAAGGACAAACGATATTTTAAGGTTGATGGGAAACCATTATTTATGGTTTATAAACCAATGGAAATTCCTGATTTGCCGTTGTTTGTTTCCACATTTAGAAGATTAGCTACCGAGAATGGTCTCGAAGGCATTCATTTAGTTGCGACTAATGTCGATCCAGATTGGGATACTGAAAAGTACGGATTTGATGCTCTAACTCCTGCGGTTCATACAAAGGATTCTTATTTAAGATCTGCAAATAAATTTGTTGACATATATAGGAGAGCGAAGACAAGTAGATTAAATAAGTATTATAAAAAAATATTTAAGCGTCCTGTTAGGATTTATAACTATAAGGATGCTATTCAAGAGTTTGATGAGAATTCGGGCAACAATATTTATTATCCAACCGTGATTCCAAATTGGGATAACAGCCCAAGAAGCGGATTAAATGGATTTATACTTCATGATTCTACGCCTGAACTATTTAAGAAGGCAATGGTCAATGCGGTCAAGATGGTGAAAAAATATGATCCCGAGAATCAGATCGTTTTTATTAAATCTTGGAATGAATGGGCTGAAGGCAACCATTTGGAGCCAGATTTAAAATTCGGTCATAAATATCTAGAGGTTGTAAAGGATGTCCTACAAACAAAAGATTAA
- a CDS encoding WbqC family protein, with product MLRKKIGIMQPYFFPYLGYISLIKHTDRFILLDTVQFIRRGWIERNRILKQKEGWLYIQVPLKKENGRSTLIKDCVLDNTKPWKEKILAQFQIYKKIAPNYELVMDFLRKTFSKDFDNITSLNRHVLTEICKYLDMERDISIFSEMGIKIDQPQDSDEWALNICKRLGAKLTYINPIGGMSFFDRTKYFNADIDMYFHQINLQEYKQGYREFEPGLSILDALMSNTKEEIHNMLDQFEFI from the coding sequence ATGCTTAGAAAAAAAATAGGTATAATGCAGCCATATTTCTTTCCTTATTTAGGATATATCAGTTTGATCAAACATACTGATAGGTTTATTCTCTTGGACACCGTCCAATTCATTAGACGGGGTTGGATAGAAAGAAATCGGATTTTAAAGCAAAAGGAAGGATGGTTGTATATCCAGGTTCCATTGAAAAAAGAAAATGGAAGATCTACCTTAATTAAAGATTGTGTTTTAGATAACACTAAACCTTGGAAAGAGAAAATACTAGCACAATTTCAAATCTATAAGAAAATTGCGCCGAATTACGAGTTAGTGATGGATTTTTTGAGAAAGACATTTTCAAAAGATTTTGATAATATCACTTCATTGAACCGCCATGTCCTTACTGAAATATGTAAGTATTTGGATATGGAGCGTGATATATCAATTTTTTCAGAAATGGGAATTAAAATTGATCAACCTCAAGATTCAGATGAATGGGCATTAAATATCTGTAAAAGATTAGGAGCAAAGCTCACTTACATTAATCCTATTGGAGGTATGAGTTTCTTCGATCGAACAAAATATTTCAATGCTGATATTGATATGTATTTTCATCAAATCAATCTTCAGGAATATAAACAAGGATACAGAGAATTTGAACCAGGATTGTCCATTTTGGATGCGCTGATGTCCAATACAAAAGAAGAAATCCATAATATGTTAGATCAATTTGAATTTATTTAG
- a CDS encoding NeuD/PglB/VioB family sugar acetyltransferase — MLIFGAKGLAKEVLEVCLETVNKSNIVFYDDVSSDLPDKLYNEFLVLRNLSEASDYFAKVDKKFVLGLGGPLLRAGAFRKFVEAGGIPHSLISQTSKIGSFGVEVSEGVNVMLNSVITNDVKIGKGVLINQMASIGHDVIIDDFVEVCPGTAISGHCKIGELSFLGTNCTILPNVTIGKRVVVGAGSVINRDIPDGSTVVGVPGKIIKTNNYY, encoded by the coding sequence ATGTTAATATTTGGAGCCAAAGGCCTTGCAAAAGAAGTTTTGGAGGTTTGTTTGGAAACAGTAAATAAGAGTAATATCGTATTTTATGATGATGTATCATCTGATTTACCTGATAAGCTATATAATGAGTTTTTAGTCCTGCGAAACCTAAGTGAAGCAAGTGATTATTTTGCAAAGGTCGATAAGAAGTTTGTTTTAGGATTAGGTGGGCCATTATTAAGAGCTGGAGCGTTCAGAAAATTTGTTGAAGCAGGAGGGATACCCCATTCATTGATTTCCCAGACCAGTAAGATTGGTTCTTTTGGGGTGGAGGTTTCAGAAGGGGTAAATGTAATGTTGAATTCAGTCATTACCAATGATGTTAAGATTGGGAAAGGAGTTTTAATCAATCAAATGGCATCGATTGGACATGATGTGATAATTGATGACTTTGTTGAAGTATGCCCTGGAACTGCGATTTCAGGACATTGTAAAATAGGTGAATTGAGCTTCTTAGGAACAAATTGTACCATCCTGCCAAATGTCACAATCGGAAAGAGAGTGGTAGTAGGGGCAGGTTCAGTGATAAATAGAGATATTCCGGATGGCAGTACAGTTGTGGGTGTGCCAGGGAAAATAATAAAAACCAACAATTATTATTAA
- a CDS encoding DegT/DnrJ/EryC1/StrS aminotransferase family protein translates to MIPVTKPFLPPIEDYKQYLDSIWSRNWLTNMGPLASKLEMELKDYFDVNHLLYVTNGTVALQLAIKALDLTGEIITTPFSFVATTSSIVWEGCTPKFVDIDPKTLNIDPKKIEEAIGPDTSAILATHVYGNPCDVEAIEKIAKKHNLKVIYDGAHAFGVKVNGKSIFEYGDISTCSLHATKLYHSIEGGLVVTKDPDLLKKIAYMRNFGISGYSSFSELGLNGKNSEFHAAMGLVNFKWLDKIISRRLEIIQRYSENLKNFKATVPVWHENSNQNGAYLVYVIESEDLLLKIKSTLDTFEIFTRRYFYPSLSSSLPYLDPVSMKVTDDIAKRVLCLPLYYELTDDEVDWICRIILRSQNN, encoded by the coding sequence ATGATACCTGTAACAAAACCATTTTTACCTCCAATAGAAGATTATAAGCAATACTTGGACAGTATTTGGTCTAGGAATTGGCTTACAAATATGGGTCCTCTTGCCAGTAAACTGGAGATGGAGCTGAAGGATTATTTCGATGTAAACCATTTATTATATGTTACTAATGGTACAGTAGCACTTCAATTGGCAATCAAAGCCTTAGACTTAACCGGAGAAATCATAACCACCCCTTTTTCATTCGTTGCCACTACGTCTTCCATTGTTTGGGAGGGCTGTACACCTAAGTTTGTGGACATTGATCCTAAAACTTTGAATATAGACCCCAAAAAAATTGAAGAGGCAATCGGACCAGATACAAGTGCTATATTGGCTACCCATGTTTATGGAAATCCATGTGATGTTGAAGCTATTGAAAAAATTGCCAAAAAGCATAATTTAAAGGTGATATACGATGGGGCACATGCATTTGGAGTAAAAGTGAATGGTAAATCAATTTTTGAATATGGTGATATCAGTACTTGTAGTTTGCATGCCACAAAGCTTTATCACAGTATAGAAGGCGGATTGGTTGTTACAAAGGACCCAGATTTGTTGAAGAAAATCGCTTACATGAGAAATTTTGGAATCTCTGGATATAGCAGTTTTTCTGAATTGGGGTTAAACGGTAAAAATTCGGAATTCCATGCAGCCATGGGCTTGGTCAACTTTAAGTGGTTGGACAAGATTATCAGCCGACGCTTAGAAATAATACAGCGATATTCCGAAAATCTAAAGAATTTTAAAGCAACAGTACCCGTTTGGCATGAAAATTCAAACCAAAATGGTGCATATTTGGTTTATGTAATAGAATCAGAAGATCTATTATTAAAAATCAAATCCACTTTGGATACATTTGAAATTTTCACAAGAAGGTATTTTTACCCTAGCTTGTCTTCAAGTCTACCTTATCTTGATCCAGTATCAATGAAGGTTACTGATGACATAGCGAAAAGGGTTTTATGTTTACCATTGTACTATGAATTGACAGATGATGAGGTGGATTGGATTTGCCGCATTATTTTAAGAAGTCAAAACAATTAG